Below is a window of Humulus lupulus chromosome 9, drHumLupu1.1, whole genome shotgun sequence DNA.
ttattttcctaatatttatattacaaaataaatattcaaaatacaactgatccctaaattcagatgaggattgagagattcccggatgcttggaccaattctcactgaagtagtttcgggcagtttgacgtagtctctcatgcatgttgactactcttcaagctttacgtaggtcaaagatggtatgtgcatggctctcctcggaccaaggtcgtCCGAAGGtacttactttgcttcttacttcgggcaaattcgaggcatcctccttcattgtgcccgatcggacacaatggttgtcttctttggcttaaggtggttcaaaccaccctctttTGGCTCCTTCAGTCAacgtccgatcggaccttgcactctcctcctcggaccaaggtggtccgagccatctcttCTTGCCATCTCCTCGGAGCAAGATGGTTCAAGGCACTCCCATAGGCGTCTTGTTCGATCGGATACAATGCCCCTCTCCTCGGACCTAAATGGTTCGAGCCTTCTTcattcaaccaaggtccgatcggaccttggacctttctcctcggaccaaggtggtccgagccaccatttacatctccttggaccaaaatggtccaaggtaccccataagcatcatgtccgatcggacacaactttcttctcctcggaccaacatggtccgagcctttctttgttcaaccaaggtccgatcggaccttggactcTTCACCTCGGATCAGAAGGGTCCGAGCCTTCTTTTACATACCATCACCTTGGACCCAAATGACCCAAGGTATCTCCTATgagtatgtccgatcggacatagtcctctccttttcaaccaaaGCTCGATCGGACTTCAacatcttctcctcggaccaaagtggtccgaggtatacttttcctcacctcattcaagcccaagtgtacctcttccacatcatacccgatcggcctttatgtggctttccccttgagtaaaacttgagccttggtcattctctttgaactcattcgagccaaacttaacaagaggtcccctaagcttaggtccgatcggacctattgcttttatactttgaaccaaaattcaaacctccccttcaacttcttggacttggctccaatttaattataagggtcttcaaactgaggtctgagccaagcaacccccaatCCAAATATCCTCTTCGAtcgggcgtatttggcttgactatctgtccaattccttaactgatgtattaggccattactaagtcagatcaccccactaactcatgtcatgtgtcaattttactgccacgtcattcttttcaaatttttgggataacagataTATTGTGATTATTTTGTTACTTTAGGTTTCCTAGTTAAGACCTTTCTTTCTCTTTGCCTTAATTTTCCTTAAAATTTAAGtctttcttgaatttttttttgcataaaattgttcatgaaatttcaatcataaaacactTAGTGCGAGGAACAATtatgtaatattacaaatggtaaaaACTGATATTGTTCTGTGTAGAAAGATTGATTATGGACGCTGACAATTTGGGGTTGTGGATATATAATCTATTTTTGGATATTAATTTGTACATGTTAATATTTGGTTtagttaaatattttttattttaatttgtttgtaagATTATGATGTAAAAATTTTTGGAATATggtttgatttaattttttttttgttgaagttGTATTATGTAATATAGTTTgatctaatatatataaatatatatattaaacattaaGTTGTAAGGAAGAGTTTTGATTTTGATGCCATATGCAATTTTAGTTTGTACCCAAGACTTAGATTTAATCAATGAAATGAATAAActttataaattaataataaatataaaaattaaataaaaaagagatatttgcggcataaatactcaatgtttttcactttttacaaataaataactaatattttatttttacagcaaaaatattccatatatgttaaagataaaaacttattattttttctttgcaGCAAAAATATCCAAAGTTGCTAAAACATTGTTTTTATCAGTACCTCATTTATTGGAGCTGTTAAGTGTTGACTCGCCAGATATGTATACCTCCGTAATTTGAGTATTTTTGTCCGcgaaatatgtattttttaaattagaattaatttaaaatatctttttaattaatttttcaaatttaaaatgtttttttaaaaagaaattatgaaATTGACTGACTACAGAATGACAAATGTCTGCTTAGTCAACATGTTCAATAGTTCTAATAGATAAGGTACTTACAGAaacaattttttagaaacttTACGTATTTttgctgcaaaaaaaaaattaagaatttatctttaacatatattgaacattaGATATTTTTActgtaaaataaaaaattaggtaTTTAACTGTAACAATGGTGAAATATTAAGTATTGTACTATTACTTTCTATGCCAGTGCTTTTTGCACCATTAGACCAAGCGACACAAAAAGGCTTATAGTTCTTGGTTGCCATCACTTCAACTTTTAGTTTTGGTTTATACAGAAGTGTTTTTACAAGAAGCTACCCTTAGTTGTTTCTCTagaaatagtttttttttctttttcttttgcgtATTAAACCCAAACACTCATAAAAAGAGCTTCTATTCCTAAATATTAAAGAAAGCTCTTCTAAAAAGCTGACCATATGTGCATATTGCAGCTCAAAAATTCTTTTTTGTATTAGTGCTCTTAAATcaaatgattgattaaaaaaaaaacttattacgACATAAGTGTGTTTAATATACTTTAGTGTAAATTATGTGTACACATTCATTAGTCAGCAACTAAAATAGCCAATAATtgcataaataaatataataacatATCCTTTCTTTTCCAATAAAAAGCCCAAAAATGATGATACatattattaaagaataaaaaaggCTTTTGATGACGTTATATAATTTCAAATATGTGGTCCAATATAATTGTTTAAATTTGAAGTGtgactactacaaaaaaggcatttctctgcggtttttttactcaatacactgcggttttcgagagtattgaaaagcgcagtgtattcgaccgcagagaaaagtgatacgcaaaccgcggagaaaagtgattttctctgcggttgtagtaagccaaccgcggagaaaagagagctttctctgcggttctagtaagcaaaccgcggagaaaagagagctttctctgTGGTTTGCTTACTAgaaccgcagagaaagctctcttttctccgcggttggcttactacaaccgcagagaaaagggcTTTctcaataaattttttttttaatttcggtTGATAACCgagcatttttaataaaaaaaaattaattttcaattttaataaataattattttcaatagtataactaatttgttaaattattatatatacatttcatatctaATACACAATAAATGGCTAGTAATGAATTAAAGACTTTAATCAttctaaccaatataagttagcactttaatcttacatacatacaaaaatttagttttcataaacaaatggcattaatctagctaactaatcactttgtagtggtagtagatcctctTTGACATTGAATTGTTTTTTGTCAAactactacaaaattgaaaagttaatatagattagataattaaatacaatatctagtttttcttaagcaaaaaagagtttaaaatataacatactttcttcttgataacttctgctggattcggtgcatttacaagatcataaatgtatcttagtacataataaccacattcatgactttcagcttgttttggacaagaacctctcaccaattttgtaaatgtgccaatgtattcattttccaaacattgtgcgtatgctctacaaaaattaaaattaattaaatacatattatgctctcaacttttaaaaattaataatgcatacattacaaatgaagaacttacttttccataacctccgtaattattggtggagatttatgattttttaaagggtccaaaattatggtcatcccccgcatcatcacgagcaccaacatccaatgtcgactaaaataataataaaatatgattattataaaattaaaattcaaccatagtagtgataatgtttaagtagttcgttcttactcaacaatccaaggaatgaaatatatttggcctcgtctatccatagtcatcatccatttggctataagatccaccgtatagtttttactttcatcattgccaatagaaagatgttcggtgtcaaaaaatttatataattgtcgtgaatttgggtgcatgctttcccaaatgcatctgtagagaatcaatcattcatattacattttcaattaataaattaatatcgtcaaaaaaaaattgggcagagtttcctctgtttctatagcatatccaaaattattagaacctataaattcaattcagacaaagcatacaacaaacaacatgcatgttctcaaccataagccaccgcagcacacaaaattcgcagaacctacttcactaagacacacatgttctcaaccttctgttatctccgcagcacacaatttcatctcagaacttacttcactacggatgaatatctaatatattcaaactcctctaatagtttgtaatgacataacggattgatacatacctcataccaaacagcatagctgaggatccaatattatccatggaggctgcttgataaacgtcttccgaagtgatgaagatagcctcgcgttctcctataaactccgggtcaacgggaacttgtacaaccccatctattcctttatTGGAATAATACTCCTTCACTATGAATTTTAGACTCATatcaattttgtcccattggttatctgttaaccaatttgaaggttctggttgagttatttcagcggggatgactacgtgagatccaactgatgataaatgtgggcttcGAGATAAGGATTTGTGATTAGATGAAGATGGACCCTACATAATAGCATTAAACATATCAGtatagtgtacccatttaaaaataaaattttaatatctaagcaaataattttatacctgacaaGCCACAATTAAATTTTTAGGCCAAGGCAAGAATGTGTCTCGtgcgtccccaacatatcgtacgttaccaaagggaatagggatctcagcttcttcttgtaagacatctataagccaaaccctcgcaactgaatcatcaagtacatttccatggacggtaatttggctacccatgtttggtacaatgagTACACCTTTAGCCACcacattgtcaatattatcagAACACAAATAAACTTCATAGGTCGGTGGTGGCggagactcataaattgatgatccatcatcttcatcaaaaggatagtcttcggtttgatgaaaatgatcatctgcgttgggggcaggtcgatagacttcatcacttgtattctcataatattgtccctcatcaAATTGCCCTTCATCGTTGTATCCACACTCATCGTTTTCCTCATTATATTCttcattttgagctaattcctcttctgtgctaaatttatgtctttttagctcttcaatctcagcttttagtcgagcaatctcctctcttgcagtcattgttttatgttttttttccaaacattttggaaacggtcgcagtgaacctacaaaaaaaaatcaataaagtccatcaataaaccaatctaaataattcttaaaagaaaacaactattataaattatcatacccgccagctcgaacacgacctgggtgttctggtgtccctaatgcttgagtcaagatgtcatctcAACCCTGAGCTGTAATTTCGCCACGAATCACTTTTTCTTTGACGtcctcctactcaagatattatttggttaaattagtttatataaataaaaacaatatattgATTCTGAAACCTTAGAAAACTTACTATCTTTTCGGCAATTTGTCGGTCTAGCTCTgtcacaagaactttatttttttcacgcgatctaagccaaacttgatacctctctggattttgaatatttcgttcttttttctgcattgtacaagataattatagttatatgttgcgataatatcaaccattatttaaactataatatcaaatatacttaccaaatcttctcttatattagccattcctctacgagaggttcgatgccttgacttcattagtaatgcacggtttttttgttcttgatgcactATTTGAAACTCTGGACTTAGACGACTAGTTACAAATTGTAACCATTCTCTCTCGTCAATTATATCGCTATACCTCTTtgggggaaatttgagttcttccatcatacccatttcagccaaaggtttgatgtactcggtagtgaattcacttttaaaatctctcattatttgaccagcttttttcaaaatctcacgtttgaaggtttgaggaatgttgtgaccaccctgagaatataattaagaaaagtaattattaaatttagatatcacacataaataaataaataaatatcataatgataatttcttacaatgatatcctcccatagaccatctttcaaatcttgtgggaccttcctccaatcacctgagttgatagaaatcgtggctcgtactctagatctaagatatgatatcatgtttgtatacacatcacctattggttgtcccaaatcgttccattgaagatttttcttgattcctttggctttttgttgggtcatgtaactcattcttgttttaccacgaccttgttgtttctctttGTCATCTCTTTTATCCGCCATCTGCATCACACAAATtacaagtgttaatgcattatacaaataaataatcacaagtgttaatgcattatacaaataaataatcacaagtattaatgaattatataacttactaaacatgttttcttctttttcttattttatttctggtCGATTCACAATCGACCCATATTCCTTCTTCGATGTCGGTTCTAAGATAATCACGATCATCGCTATCACTTTCATTATCATGTTCCTGAATattctcaacttgttcatgtatcggttgtccaacaatgaaacagtcatgatataaatcataattttcatcgtactcttctttttctgagaacttccgctcgggaactgataaaacaatggaccatttatcattaactggatcaagaatgtaaaacacttgtttcgCTTGGGAAGCCATGATAAAAGGATCGTTCTTGCTTCCCTTCTTGCTTAAATCAAccagagtgaatccaagttcgtcagttttaactccagtattgttgtccacccaagaacatttaagaagaggaatacgaaataatgaataatctagctcccatatttcttcaacaaccccgtagtatgtcattgtgcctgaaattgggtttttatcttttgcactggcAAAATGCATAGCTTCTGCGACtacacttactccactattttgaaccagacgcgcatcatctcttgacttagtatgaaatcgtttcccttcaacaatgtaagcttgatgctttattacatcaatgcttgctccaagagatatgcgcttcaactcagtcgacagtccatgatttttttctcccaacttcgtcaaaattgtattcttcagccactggcaaaacgttttattatgctcatatataacccatttttgtttatttttaatcttgtttggaatcatcgaccgtaataactctatgtgatcactgaaacataaaagaaataacaaaaagtttaaacaacaaaaagaaaaacactactctaatatatatgattgaaatatattttctacttacattatatatgattgaatctcgggattattttgcaacacaactaattgagcttgatctaattctgccctAGACACGGTGGTCACTGTTTCATTCCctcgtagtcctttatcaactccatctgagttatttcgtggtttgctgattccgattgcttcaaccccactcatgtattctgagcaaaattctactgcctcttccgatatataacattcaaccatactagcttcaggacgataatgattacgcacataacttttcaacaccttcatacttctttcaaatggatacatccatctcgcccaaactggtccacacaacttggcttcccttactagatgaaccattaaatgaatcataatgtcaaagaaggatggcggaaaaaacatttcaaggttgcatagagtttccactatcttatAATGCAattcatccaattttttcatttctaattcttttccgcataaatgattgaagaatatgcaaacattcgttaaacaatctcgaacttttttcggtaatactgaccgaatagcaatcggaagtaattgttgcatcaacatatgacagtcatgcgatttcatacccatcagcctcaaatctcccatggataccaagtttcgaatgttggatgaatagccatcaggcactttcatctctgcaaatgatttacatacaacttttttctctttctctggacaacgtgaaacaagcaggaggtaaatatgtgcgtttacctttctattcaggtgctaaatcagttcgtatacccatttcaacaagatctaaacgactagttaaaccatccttagttttaccgggaatatcaagtaatgtacctataatactttcgcacacatttttttctatatgcatgacatccaaacaatgtcgaacaagtaaatctttccagtaagggagacgaaaaaaaattgatttcctttggaaacatccacttactttcttatttttctgcatttttccatacttgaaattaattttctctacttctttaagaatttgttgccccgaaagtggcaaaggagcaacaccttgttctttatcaccatcaaatgctttttttttgtccctataatgatgatttgtctatgacccatataacaaattttgtgcccattagacAGACGAATAGCctttgtgttagtgcaacatattggacatccatggtaaccttttgtgcttaaccctgatagattaccataagctgggaaatcattaacagtccacaacaaaacagcttttaagttaaagacttctttcttaaaactgtcatatgcctcaacaccattttcatacaaatctttcaaatcatcaattaatggtgccaaataaacatctatttcgtgtcccggttgttttgggcctgaaatcagtaacgtgagcatcaaaaactttcttctcatcactaaccacggaggaagattgtacataacaaggaagacaggccacgaactatgcctactacttagagatttatgtggatttacaccatcggcagctagacctagacgaagatgtcttgcttcagttttaaattctggatttaagttattaacttttttccaagcctgcgaatctgcaggatgtcgaagtttaccatctttcactcgcctagtctcatgccatattaagttttcagagtgttctgcacttcgatataatcacTTTAGCCGCGGAATCAAgggcaagtaccacatcactttttgaggaataagtttcctgatctccttactcttgttaggtttgtagcggggtgaatcacattctgggcaagtgtccatgtctgcatactctttacgatataacacacaatcattcggacatgcatggatcttctcatacttcaagcctatgcaatttaaagttttcttcacttcatacgtagactcagggaagcaattatctaacggcaaaatctctttaaaagcagctaaaaattgactaaaacatttatcactaactccattttctgcttttatgttgtaaaattttaccatcgttggtaatctttgtttcagacaaccattgaataatggtttatctgcatctctaaccaatttatcaaattttgaaggatcatcaacaaactcttcttgtgcttcatcgagcaattccataggatgatcgtcaaaatcactataacccaaatcatcaacccctcgcctcccgaatggatatggattattatttttcaatgattccccatgccaataccatgtacgataacttgtatcaaatccccgacaaaatacatgattttttatcatggtaatatttccttttgttccattaccacaatctatacatggacaatgaattctttccggatcactacaatttgtttggcaaaattctaaaaattggttgaatccgtcttgaaattgttgtgtttctctattctcaagaatccatgacttatccataatgataatatctacctaattcctaagttgataatgaaaagaaaattagtatagtaatactctaaaattatgttcaattattaaattataaaatgaaatggacagagtttcatttatttctatgacatatccaaaattcatatgtatttaaaatttcaacaaaaacaaaaacattattattatatatagtaacttataaaacatgttcaactaatatcatcaaaaaaaaattgggcagagtttcctctgtatttatagcatctcccaagttatctacctataaattcacatcaaacaaaacatataacaaacaacatgcatgttctcaaccataagtcaccgcagcacacagaaaattcacagatcctacttcactaaggcacacatgttctcaaccttctgttatctccgcagcacacaattttatctcagaacctacttcactatggatgaatatctaatatattcaaactcctctaacaatagtttgtaaatataaaaaaaaaaaaaaaaaattaagtagtaattactacttaccttaaaaattaatattcacCAATTTCAACCTCGAACAAATATTTCAACCTTGAGTGGGAgctcacactcaaacaaatatttcctacaataaaaagttaaacattagtaaatatatggtaattgaatttatcctaaaataatataattaacaaaaatatactttaaaaaaatcattacctaaataatatacaaaattatgcaagcactaatttttaatataaaaaattatgtaaacaacattattctaaataaaataatacaaaaataccctaaaccgaaatatacattaaataaatcaagttttagtgatcaatacacgttttaaacaatgaaaatgtcctccaatcctatataaaatttcaaaaatattacaaaaaataaccatatgatcatacatagaaaccaccattaaacccacacaatatttcttcatttttaccctaaaacttcaaaataactcaAGATTAACTATATATACATGATTTCAAGCATTAATATGCaaagaaatggaaaaaaaaacaaaaagaaatagaCAATGTGGGTACCGTGGATAGGGACGGCGTGGGGAGAGAGCTTCGGCCGTGACCTTCAAcaaagaagaagatgggaaaaaTGAGTGGGAAAATAGGTTTTTTGGGATTTAGTGGGTGGAGACcacctttctccgcggttttatactcaaaaccgcagagaaatgtccacttttctctgcggttttgggtataaaaccgcggagaaaagtgtccCGTTCAAACCTTTCActgtgttttttttaaaaaccgcAATAAAACAGGGCGCGGAcattaaatatacattttttgactctttcaaaccttttcactgcgctttttatttattgtttaaaaaaaaccgcagagaaatgctatatttgtagtagtctgtgattaatattatatatgtttttatatacaTAAAGGAGTGAAATGCATGAATATATTTAAATTCTTATCAATATCACCAACCAAATATATATGCCATAAATATTTATCTCTCTGATTACTTTCCCAGCGCAATGAAAGCAAATTAAAAACCCTCATAATTAAGTTATTCATTTATTTCACTATAACACCttcattaattattttatctAATTCCCTTATCTTAATAACGTACAACAtttaatttatgtatatatatatagtctacTAATCGCCGGCTGCCGACTATAACTATATGAACAATTTTTGTTTTCCAAGAAAATAAACTATATAATTTCTATGAGAACAAATTGTCactatacaatatatatatattaatttaaaaaaaatcctaTTTAATATAACACTACATGTTAAGTTGTGAAAATAACAAGAACTTATAGACTGCATCTCCAATGACATTAATGATTAAAGACATTGAAATTCTCATCTTCTATATGGAAATCTTCACTATAAAAATAACCTGGTTTTGTTTTATGAATACCATCAAAAGAAGATATAGAGAGATATATCCATTAAGAAAGTAGTATTTAGTACACTCCAAAAAAATGAGCAAATCAGGTGAAGTTGTAATTTTGGATTGTTGGGCAAGCCCTTTCTGTGTACGAGTGAAGATAGCTCTGAATGAGAAAGGCATTGAATACGAAAACAGAGAAGAAAATTTATTTGGAGGAAAGAGTGAATTGTTGCTTAAATCCAACCCAATTCACCAAAAAGTCCCTGTCCTATTGCACCATGGAAAATCCTTAGCAGAGTCAACCATCATCGTTGACTACATCGATCAGACTTGGACTTCTCCTCCATTACTCCCATCTTCTCCATACGATGTAGCTCAAGCTAGGTTTTGGGCTGACTTCATAGACAAAAAGGTtcatttaatatatatacctATACAAAGCATAACACTTTCTTATAACACCTCATTTCTTAGCAAAGTACTGTTATGGTTAACTATATTAATATTCTATAATATGATGAGAAGGTATTTGACGCTGGGAGGAACATATGGAGTGGCCAAGGTGAAGCCGTAGAGGTGGCTAAGAAGGAGTTTATAGAAATTCTGAAACAGTTGGAAGAATTAGCCCTAGCCGACAAACCCTTCTTCGGTGGAGACTCGTTTGGGTACGTTGACATCTTGGCCATCGCCCTAACAAGTTGGTTCTATACTTTTGAGCAATATGGAGGATTTAAAGTGGAGGACCACTGCCCCAAACTCTCAGCTTGGATCAAAAGGTGTTACCAAAGAGACACTGTTTCAAAAGTTAGTCCTGACCCAGTAAAGATCTATGAATTTGCTGCCATGTTGAGGAAGATGCAAGGAATTGAATAAAGAGATAGACAGATATATAATCCTTGTCAgcactttattattattttctttttgtttccttGTGTCGATGTCCTCGATCGACACAAAATACAAGGATTATATCATTTTATGACTACTTTCTTGTTTGCCATCATTTTAcacttttattttgtttaataattatcaaaatgATATCTTAtacatgttgggttttatgcctttataatatcatgtcggacatgtaacgcaattttatattgtcaataaaaaaaGTATGAATTATTTAGAGCGACAATCGTGTTGTTTGCTTATTTtgttacatgattattggaataatacaaacatttataaaatcctgaacatataaataattacaattatagtgactaggtcacagtggtttataattttaattatatgttcaaaagaacaagtcctaagaaTAAGTCAGTACATTGGATTTTTAATGATCTGGTAATCtataatatgatctacttacacattcagggtgtaaTGTCTTATTCAAGGCATTGACCAACACTACAAGAAATATTGGTTTTAGAGGCGACtctattaggggcgacatatgtcgcccctaatatt
It encodes the following:
- the LOC133799405 gene encoding uncharacterized protein LOC133799405; the encoded protein is MSLKFIVKEYYSNKGIDGVVQVPVDPEFIGEREAIFITSEDVYQAASMDNIGSSAMLFGMRCIWESMHPNSRQLYKFFDTEHLSIGNDESKNYTVDLIAKWMMTMDRRGQIYFIPWIVDRHWMLVLVMMRGMTIILDPLKNHKSPPIITEVMEKAYAQCLENEYIGGVGGLECFKWLAHRLRHTQKATATAGASGRRKWPIAKLHMARLEDADGRWVANRGAPFGTLEAEGEQGHACVDWAEPQA
- the LOC133802078 gene encoding glutathione S-transferase 3-like: MSKSGEVVILDCWASPFCVRVKIALNEKGIEYENREENLFGGKSELLLKSNPIHQKVPVLLHHGKSLAESTIIVDYIDQTWTSPPLLPSSPYDVAQARFWADFIDKKVFDAGRNIWSGQGEAVEVAKKEFIEILKQLEELALADKPFFGGDSFGYVDILAIALTSWFYTFEQYGGFKVEDHCPKLSAWIKRCYQRDTVSKVSPDPVKIYEFAAMLRKMQGIE